A window of the Synechococcus sp. JA-3-3Ab genome harbors these coding sequences:
- a CDS encoding LapA family protein has translation MRLFNYLILFSALLGIALFAMQNASPVTITFAPGVSVESPLAIELLASAGIGAALAWLYSLWMRLQFSIEAREKNRQLQEKEVTISELKEMVVELEAKVKQLPPSKRAEPQEDIQDVKEVTTEGSPA, from the coding sequence ATGCGACTGTTCAACTACCTGATCCTGTTCTCGGCCCTCCTGGGAATCGCTCTTTTCGCCATGCAAAACGCCAGCCCGGTCACGATTACCTTTGCCCCCGGCGTCAGCGTTGAAAGCCCGCTGGCGATCGAACTGTTGGCCTCTGCCGGGATCGGGGCCGCCCTTGCCTGGCTCTATAGCCTCTGGATGCGTCTCCAATTCAGCATCGAAGCCCGCGAGAAAAATCGGCAGTTGCAAGAAAAGGAAGTCACCATTAGCGAGCTGAAGGAAATGGTGGTGGAGCTGGAAGCCAAAGTCAAGCAACTGCCCCCCAGCAAGCGTGCCGAGCCCCAGGAAGACATTCAGGACGTTAAGGAAGTCACCACAGAGGGATCCCCTGCCTAG
- the tig gene encoding trigger factor, whose product MQVTQEKRPGSRVGLKIVVEADQVKRSYEKTLRQLERNIQIPGFRKGKAPRNLVIRQVGRERVMASAVDDLINEAIQQALKDTQLHPISRFELDDKVEQLLDRFNPEADFSFSGYVEVYPEARVGQYKGLTVTATRVTVKPEQIDQLIDRWRDQRATLLPVEDRPAQLGDVVVIDFQARDAEGNPLEEIAAQDFQLELKEENFIPGFVAGVVGMQLDQTKEITATFPDDYFRKELAGKTVTFTVCLKEIKTKELPELDDAFVQEISEFQTVAELREHLQKRLEQDALRQSEENLETAILNAILETTEVDLPETLVEQETTQLLARSLQSLQQQQGVTPGEIRKFLSQLPPETLNQLMERHRPEAINRLRRTLALSAIVRQEQIAVGPNELEVEVEEVMAAYAQQGQKLDRERVRQAVHEDLLANKVMAWLKSQTTVNWVDSEGNPTEPPTLSPRSEGEDRQERSESARAGVPETEFEAEKPEGSAIPEAVEPPVDAKAEGEVATEPQAALPSVEAEASGIPEAVEPSAEAATDPAGLQLEQAVAETPKAGKKSKKDK is encoded by the coding sequence ATGCAGGTCACACAAGAAAAACGTCCTGGCAGCCGGGTTGGCCTCAAGATCGTGGTAGAAGCCGACCAGGTTAAGCGCTCCTACGAAAAAACCTTGCGCCAACTGGAGCGGAATATCCAGATCCCCGGATTTCGCAAGGGCAAAGCTCCCCGCAACCTGGTGATACGCCAGGTGGGCCGCGAGCGCGTCATGGCCAGTGCCGTCGATGACCTGATCAACGAGGCCATCCAACAGGCGCTCAAGGACACCCAACTGCATCCCATCAGCCGCTTCGAGCTGGACGACAAGGTGGAGCAGCTTCTGGATCGCTTCAACCCGGAGGCCGACTTCAGCTTCTCGGGGTATGTGGAGGTGTACCCCGAAGCCCGTGTCGGCCAATACAAGGGCCTGACCGTCACGGCCACCCGCGTCACCGTCAAGCCCGAACAGATCGACCAGCTCATCGACCGGTGGCGGGATCAGCGGGCCACCCTCTTGCCGGTGGAGGATCGGCCCGCCCAGTTGGGGGATGTGGTGGTGATCGATTTTCAAGCCCGCGATGCCGAGGGCAATCCTCTGGAGGAAATCGCCGCCCAGGACTTTCAGTTGGAGCTCAAAGAGGAGAACTTCATCCCTGGTTTTGTGGCGGGCGTGGTCGGCATGCAGCTCGACCAAACCAAGGAGATCACAGCTACTTTCCCCGACGATTACTTCAGAAAAGAGTTGGCCGGGAAAACGGTTACGTTCACCGTCTGCCTCAAAGAGATCAAGACCAAAGAGCTGCCGGAGCTGGATGACGCCTTTGTGCAGGAGATCAGCGAGTTTCAGACGGTGGCCGAACTGCGGGAACACCTGCAAAAGCGCCTCGAGCAAGATGCCCTGCGGCAATCTGAGGAGAACCTGGAGACGGCCATCCTCAATGCCATCTTGGAAACCACCGAGGTGGATCTGCCGGAGACCCTAGTCGAGCAAGAAACGACACAACTGCTGGCCCGAAGCCTTCAGTCGCTGCAGCAGCAGCAAGGGGTCACGCCGGGAGAGATCCGCAAGTTCTTGTCCCAACTGCCGCCGGAAACTCTCAACCAGTTGATGGAGCGCCACCGGCCCGAGGCCATCAACCGGCTGCGGCGCACCTTGGCTCTGAGCGCTATCGTCCGGCAGGAGCAGATTGCCGTAGGCCCCAACGAATTGGAAGTCGAGGTGGAAGAGGTGATGGCGGCCTATGCGCAGCAAGGGCAGAAGCTGGATCGGGAGCGAGTCCGCCAAGCAGTCCACGAAGATCTGCTCGCCAACAAGGTGATGGCCTGGCTGAAGTCCCAAACCACGGTCAACTGGGTCGATAGCGAAGGCAACCCCACCGAACCGCCCACCCTTTCGCCCCGCTCTGAGGGTGAAGACCGGCAGGAGAGGTCTGAGTCGGCTAGGGCAGGGGTGCCGGAGACGGAGTTTGAGGCCGAGAAGCCAGAGGGATCCGCGATCCCCGAGGCAGTTGAGCCTCCTGTCGATGCGAAAGCTGAGGGGGAGGTTGCAACAGAGCCGCAGGCAGCTCTCCCTTCTGTAGAAGCAGAGGCGTCTGGGATCCCTGAGGCGGTTGAGCCTTCTGCAGAGGCGGCCACAGACCCTGCTGGCTTGCAACTGGAACAGGCCGTCGCGGAGACACCCAAAGCGGGCAAAAAGAGCAAAAAGGACAAGTAG